One window of the Candidatus Dependentiae bacterium genome contains the following:
- a CDS encoding ankyrin repeat domain-containing protein — MFCKKILTIIGISLVSLTCGRPRVTQPHKNISVQKQSTVVLSEQFDHVKTKTDLDDSLRLATKAGILSYVQQLVEEYGADITNVDEYGDTLLHHACSFGFIDVVKYLVDVCKMDVNVQGMCGDTPLHCAISNGHYHIVRYLIDECGADIYIKNNEGLDAIGMMREVQLLYQAMGYFIEQAAQIQMDKKVESQDVDMDALFDELIDEMVEHGAVSEDISIEPLPQWKIYLMRIGDFVLQKYDVGKQMCTAVYTKFVGIL; from the coding sequence ATGTTTTGTAAAAAAATCTTAACTATAATTGGTATTTCGCTAGTTAGTCTTACGTGTGGACGTCCTCGTGTTACACAGCCACATAAAAATATATCGGTACAAAAACAAAGTACAGTAGTATTATCCGAACAATTTGACCATGTAAAAACAAAAACAGATCTTGATGATAGTTTACGCTTGGCCACCAAAGCAGGAATTCTCAGTTATGTGCAGCAATTGGTAGAGGAATATGGTGCTGATATTACCAATGTAGATGAATATGGTGATACATTATTGCATCACGCATGTTCATTTGGGTTTATTGATGTAGTTAAATACTTAGTAGATGTGTGTAAAATGGATGTCAATGTACAAGGCATGTGTGGAGACACACCATTGCATTGTGCTATTAGCAATGGGCATTACCACATAGTGCGGTACCTAATTGATGAGTGTGGCGCGGATATTTATATAAAAAATAATGAAGGGTTAGATGCAATAGGTATGATGCGAGAAGTGCAGTTATTGTATCAAGCAATGGGCTACTTTATTGAGCAGGCTGCGCAAATTCAAATGGATAAGAAAGTAGAATCGCAAGATGTAGATATGGATGCTTTATTTGATGAATTAATTGATGAAATGGTAGAGCATGGTGCAGTTTCAGAGGATATTTCCATAGAACCATTGCCTCAATGGAAGATATATCTTATGCGTATTGGTGATTTTGTATTACAAAAATATGATGTAGGCAAAC
- the gpmI gene encoding 2,3-bisphosphoglycerate-independent phosphoglycerate mutase, which yields MTNKKPVVLVILDGFGYSNAKKYNAIAHAHRPHLDNWFTHYPHTLLQASGTAVGLPSGYIGNSEVGHLTIGSGRIVEQPITVLNKAISDGSFSKNKILQHELDIIAQNKGTLHIIGLLSDAGVHSLENHLFAFLDTAVNHGIHKIIVHPFLDGRDTPPQSAATYLKKLDKKLQELGRGTIGSIHGRFFAMDRDRNWDRTEHTYKALTQKADKQKPFATWQNALDHYYHQSITDEFIPPTQLAANSIIKPGDGIIFFNFRPDRARQLTAAFIQKDFSNFKRDYIPLSTFITPVAYADNLRTNFMFPHSTIQHTLKEILAKHSKSIFSIAETEKYAHVTYFFNGMQENPVATETRIIIPSLHAKNYAKYPCMSAAEITKTVIDSLRKNPQDFYLINYANADMVGHTGNFDATVRAVECLDHELEKLYTVIIKELDGTLIITADHGNAEEMYDEKYQQPRTAHTTNPVPFLVINKHIKKGELSLTQLADIAPFILKLMQLPIPTEMIR from the coding sequence ATGACCAATAAAAAACCAGTTGTTTTAGTTATTTTGGATGGATTTGGCTATTCTAATGCAAAAAAATATAATGCTATTGCGCATGCACATAGACCACATTTAGATAACTGGTTTACACACTATCCACATACATTATTACAAGCTTCTGGCACAGCAGTCGGATTACCTTCGGGTTATATTGGCAATTCAGAAGTTGGTCATTTGACTATTGGTAGTGGACGTATTGTAGAACAACCAATCACGGTATTGAATAAAGCTATTTCTGACGGCTCTTTTTCCAAAAATAAAATATTACAACATGAGTTAGATATTATTGCTCAAAATAAAGGCACTTTACATATTATAGGACTACTTTCTGATGCCGGTGTACATAGCCTTGAAAATCACTTATTTGCTTTTTTGGATACAGCAGTAAATCATGGGATTCACAAGATTATAGTACATCCATTTTTAGATGGGCGTGACACGCCACCTCAATCAGCGGCAACTTATCTAAAAAAACTCGATAAAAAGTTACAAGAATTAGGACGCGGAACCATTGGTTCAATACATGGTAGATTTTTTGCTATGGACCGAGATCGCAATTGGGACCGTACCGAGCACACATACAAAGCACTTACTCAAAAAGCAGATAAACAAAAACCGTTTGCCACATGGCAAAATGCACTCGATCATTATTATCATCAATCGATTACCGATGAATTTATACCACCCACACAGCTAGCGGCAAACAGTATAATTAAACCAGGTGATGGCATAATTTTTTTCAACTTTAGACCGGATCGTGCACGGCAATTGACTGCAGCTTTTATACAAAAAGATTTTAGTAATTTTAAACGTGATTATATACCACTGAGTACTTTTATTACTCCCGTAGCATATGCTGATAATTTAAGAACAAATTTTATGTTCCCGCATTCTACCATACAACATACACTCAAAGAAATCTTGGCTAAACATAGCAAATCAATATTCAGTATTGCCGAAACAGAAAAATATGCCCATGTTACCTACTTTTTTAACGGTATGCAAGAAAACCCTGTAGCTACTGAAACTCGCATAATTATTCCTTCGTTACATGCAAAAAATTATGCCAAATATCCTTGCATGTCTGCTGCAGAAATTACCAAAACAGTTATTGATTCTTTACGTAAAAATCCACAGGATTTTTATCTGATTAATTATGCAAATGCCGATATGGTTGGTCACACGGGAAACTTTGATGCTACTGTACGCGCAGTTGAATGCCTTGATCACGAATTAGAAAAACTATATACCGTCATAATCAAAGAACTTGATGGCACCTTAATTATCACGGCAGACCATGGCAATGCAGAAGAGATGTATGATGAAAAATATCAGCAACCGCGTACGGCACATACCACTAACCCAGTACCATTTCTGGTTATTAACAAGCACATAAAAAAAGGTGAGCTTTCGCTCACCCAACTTGCTGATATAGCACCATTTATTTTAAAACTAATGCAGCTGCCCATACCCACAGAAATGATTAGGTAG
- a CDS encoding GNAT family N-acetyltransferase produces MNKLMKKIIIAASLIGIAGVGYYYVQHQSKPQQVLEQGPFYTYDEARDLESILKLFQENWYWLIASRPDYSREYAEYFFKYRAPTRNPLHAGILQIKVLRVDNQLAGFTAYYKENPQVGILLFLAVDPIFRGKGYGEQLARFAVNDLIAQGAKKIQLVTRTVNFAAQKIYKRLGFQEVYRDDEGYVYFEYMVPTT; encoded by the coding sequence ATGAATAAGCTTATGAAAAAAATTATTATAGCAGCAAGTTTAATTGGTATTGCAGGTGTTGGTTATTATTATGTGCAACATCAAAGCAAACCGCAGCAGGTACTAGAACAAGGTCCTTTTTATACTTATGATGAGGCACGAGATTTAGAATCTATTTTAAAATTGTTTCAAGAAAATTGGTATTGGTTAATCGCATCGCGGCCGGACTATTCGCGCGAATATGCAGAGTATTTTTTCAAATACCGTGCGCCCACAAGAAATCCTTTGCATGCGGGAATATTGCAAATTAAGGTATTACGTGTAGATAACCAATTGGCAGGATTTACTGCTTATTACAAAGAAAATCCGCAGGTTGGTATCTTGCTATTTTTAGCGGTTGATCCAATATTTAGGGGTAAGGGGTATGGAGAACAGCTCGCAAGATTTGCGGTTAATGATTTAATAGCTCAAGGAGCTAAAAAAATACAGCTAGTAACACGTACGGTAAACTTTGCTGCACAGAAAATATATAAACGCCTCGGATTCCAAGAGGTGTACCGTGATGATGAGGGTTATGTGTATTTTGAATATATGGTACCGACTACCTAA
- the truA gene encoding tRNA pseudouridine(38-40) synthase TruA: MFKYTIVIAYDGTNYHGWQEQKDLMTVTQVLQDTFAYVFKKSIKILGASRTDAGVHAQGQVAQFKTDLPLDTATMLRVWNAVLPGDIIIRSLDLSIADFHPLYNVVRKTYHYHVFLKKPSPFVQRYGWFYSSRVDIDKLTSALQIFVGTHDFTSFCSIDAPDPNKIRTIDQISVEYVESWDAYRITVVAQKFLRYMIRRMVGAALKVATTPDMPTHYIRDVLQAKNPINTLPTAAAKGLTLHSIEYAVPKIKGTHE; the protein is encoded by the coding sequence ATGTTTAAGTATACAATTGTAATTGCGTACGATGGTACCAACTATCATGGGTGGCAGGAACAAAAAGATTTGATGACGGTCACCCAAGTACTTCAAGATACTTTTGCATATGTCTTTAAAAAATCCATAAAAATTCTTGGTGCATCGCGTACAGATGCGGGTGTACACGCACAGGGGCAAGTAGCGCAATTTAAAACCGATTTGCCTTTGGATACAGCAACGATGCTTCGTGTTTGGAATGCTGTATTACCAGGTGATATTATCATAAGATCATTAGATCTTTCTATTGCGGATTTTCATCCATTGTATAATGTGGTGCGTAAAACATATCACTATCACGTTTTTTTGAAAAAACCATCACCATTTGTACAACGATATGGTTGGTTTTATTCTTCTCGTGTTGATATTGATAAGCTCACTAGTGCATTACAGATTTTTGTTGGAACGCATGATTTTACTTCGTTTTGTTCTATTGATGCACCTGATCCTAATAAAATACGTACGATTGATCAAATTTCTGTAGAATACGTAGAGTCATGGGATGCATATCGGATAACAGTCGTAGCGCAAAAATTTTTACGTTATATGATTAGACGCATGGTTGGTGCAGCACTTAAAGTTGCAACAACTCCTGATATGCCGACACATTATATACGTGATGTGTTGCAAGCAAAAAACCCGATAAATACATTACCTACAGCCGCAGCAAAAGGATTGACTTTACATAGCATTGAATATGCTGTACCAAAAATAAAGGGAACTCATGAATAA